The DNA sequence GACCAATAAGGTGAACAGCCTGGGAACGGGAGCCAATGGGTTTTTGAATGATAAAATTCAGTTACCTTCTGCGGCGACAAACACCTGGGTGGTTCAGGATGATACTTATGAAACACAGAACAATCTGGTTTCCACTTTGGCCCGTGTGAATTATGCTTTCCGCAACAAATATTTGCTTTCGGTAAGTTCTCGCTGGGATGGCAGCTCAAGATTTGGCGCCAACAACCGATGGGGGTATTTCCCTGCGGTGAGTGTGGGCTGGAGACTGATGGAAGAGCCATTCATGGCGCAGTTCCGTGAGGTGGTGAGTGAATTGAAATTGACTTCTTCTTACGGTGCAACAGGTAACAATGCCATCGGCGATTATTTGCACATTGGTAATATGGCCTCTGGAAACTATGTAACGGGTAGCGATAATGTGGTGCCAGGTTATGTGCTGAACAACAAGAGTAACCCAGATTTGGGCTGGGAGAGAACCTTTGAGTACAATGGTGGGGTGAACATTGGTTTGTTCGAAAACCGTGTGTATCTGGGCGTTCAATATTATTCATCAACAACAGACCAGTTGCTGCTGAACATGGATATTCCGTCGATGTCGGGTTTTGAAACCCTTTGGGTAAACCACGGAAAAGTACGCAACAGTGGGGTGGAAATTGAACTGACCACCCGTAACATTGTGAAGGATGATTTCTCCTGGGAAACCACCGCAACTCTTACCACCACTAAAAATGAGGTGTTGAATTTCGGTCAGCATGATTCCTTTCAGTCTACCACAGAATCTAAGCGTCCGAATCACTTCCTGACGCAGGTAGGTTCGCCAATCTCTCAATTCTATGGCTACCGAGTGAAGCGTGAACTTACTGATGAAGAGTTCGGCCTTTACTGGCCAATCGGTTTGCAGGCAAACAATGTGTATGCGCAGGACTTGAACGGTGACGGTGTGATTGATGAGAATGATATGGAAGTTTTGGGTAAAGCCAATCCAGATTTCGTTTGGGGATTGACCAACACGGTTCGATACAAGCAGTTCGATTTAAGTTTTACCTTCCAGGGATCGCATGGTGCATCGGTTTTCAATATTGATGACCACTATTTGCAAACCCACTGGGCAGGTACCAACGATAAAATCGGTTTGGATGATCCTGACGGTTTGACCGTGAGAAAAACAGAAACAGACTGGCACGTGCAGGATGCTTCCTATGTGGCTTTGCGTAACCTGAACTTTGGTTACACTTTCCCACTGCAAAGCGAGCATATCAGGAACCTTCGCGTATTCTTCGCAGGCAGCAACTTACTTTATCTGACTTCAAGCGAATATACAGGTCTTAACCCTGAAGGGATCAACGCCAACACAGAATCAGCTTATACACGAGGTTACCAGCGTGGTCCAATGCCATTGGCCAAAAGCTTCTCTTTGGGTGTAAAGCTTGATTTTTAAAGACCTATTTTTTGACCGTTTAAGATTAAGAACATGAAACTTAAAAATATTTTTTGTGGCCTTTTGGCTGCTTTCATGATGTCGGGACTGAGCAGTTGTTCAGATTTTCTGACGCTTACCCCACCAAGTTCAATTGGTGAAAACAACTTCTTTGAGAATACCGAAGAGGTGGAGTCTGCCGTGATCGGAGTGTATGATGGCTTGCAGGAACTGACCAATATCGCCTGGTCGATCGAGGGAATTGTGGACGACAATACTTTCCCAGGAACGGAAGGATTCTATGCAGAGATGAATGCCTTTACTTTTGACCCCTTTACTGGCTTTTTCTATGATTACTGGCGCATCTGTTATTCGACCATCAACCGCGCCAATATGGTTTTGGAGAATATAGAAGTGGTAGAGGAAGGAGCGAAACGTGATCAGCTGAAAGGTGAAGTGTTGTTCATCAGGGCCTATGTTTACCACCAAATGGTGCAGATTTATGGCAGCTCGCCACTGATCTTAAAGACGATCGGACATGCTGATTATGCCGAAATGGCCAATACACCCGAGGCTGATATTTATGCCCAGGTGATCGCCGACCTGAAAGAAGCCGCGACCTTGTTGCCTGATAGTTATTCGTCGGATGAGTTGGGCCGCGCAACAGCCTGGTCGGCCAAGGGGATTTTGGCAAAAGCCTATCTTTCTTCAGGTGATGACGTGTCAGCGAAAACCCTTTTGAAGGAAATCATGGACAGTGGTAATTTTAAATTGCAGGAGAACTACAAAGAGGTGTTTGAGGTGGAGATGAACAACGAAATCTTGTTCGCCGTTCGTTATGTGGCAAGTGACAACGAGCATCAGACTTTCTCCTATACCTTCAGCTCTAAAGGAGAGTTTGGTGGTGTGATGGCTACAACCGATATCCTGAATACCTACGAGGATGGTGATCTGCGGAAGGATGCCAGTGTTGGTGAAGACGGTGGTAAAATGGTTGTTGATAAATACAATTCTGTGGGCATCAGCAATGAGCAGTCTGGTGTGGACTGGGTGGCTTTGCGCTATGCTGATGTGATTTTGCTTTATGCGGAACTGTTGGCCAATGAAGGCATGAATACTGAAGCCGTTGATATTGTTAATCAGATTCGTACACGTGCTGGGCTTGCCCCAAAAACTTTCGCCACTCAGCAGGAACTGATCGATGGAATAGCCCTTGAACGTCGCCTTGAGCTTGCTTTTGAAGGACATCGCTGGTTCGACTTAAAACGATACGGTAATGCGATTGAAACCATTAAGGCGTATTTGGAAAGTGAAAATATTACTACGCCAATCAGCGATCACCACTTGTTATTCCCTATTCCTAACCGCGAGATTAACCTTGCAGATGGGAATTTAAGACAAAATGATGGCTATTAAACGACCCTATTGTTGAATAATGGATGTGAAAGAGGTGCTTCGGCACCTCTTTTTTTGTCATTGATTTTCAAGGTACCAGCTAAATTGCCGTCAACTCAAAATGCCTGCTGAGCAATCGAGCCAACGCAATATAGGACCTGATTAGTTTTCGCTCCCTTTCATTATCTGCTTCAATCTCTTCCTCTTTCATAAATAAGTATTCGGTGAATCCCTCACAAAAAACATACTGTTTGGAGCTGTATGGATAATCGGACATCGGTGGAATAAATGATAAGTCGATGTAGTTTGAGATGCGCAATTCACTACCATCCTTGAAAGAAACATAAACCATATCCTCATCATGGCCAACTTCTCCCTCGACCAAAGCTTTGTATTTGCCGATCAGCTTTTCAAATTTCTCTGCAGTATTGTATTTCCCAATTGCATAATCTGTATCATCCTCAAAATCTTTTCTTTTTACGATCCTTTTGGTGTCATAAAGGTCGAGGCCTCCTTCACCATTATAAACGGCCAAATATTTCGTTCCATCCTCAGCAGTGAGGTACTTTTTGTCAAGTGAGTAGTTCGCAGTCATATTGTGAATTCTTTTGTTTTCCACAAAGAAATGAGTGGTGAGTGCATTGTAAGTGCCTTTGGTGAAAAAGGAAATTTATGCCATAAAAAAAGGACGCTGCACGCAACGTCCTTTTGATGAAAATCTATCTTTCTTATTTCTTCTTTTTAGTCTTATCCTTCTGCAACTCATCCTTTACCCAGGTGCCCGAAGCAACCTCCTTACCTTTGGCATCGATGATTTTTCCTTCGCCATCGCGCAGGTCATTTTTCCAGCCTCCAATGTATTTTTCCCCTGAGCTAAAGTGATAAGTTCCTATTCCCGAACGTTTGCCATCTACATATTCTCCCTTGTAAATGTCGCCGTTGGCCCAATAATAGGTACCCTTTCCATTTCGCTTGTTATGCGCCCAATGCCCTTCGTAAAAGCCTTTCTTGTCGAAGATCGCGTAGCCATAGCCTTCTGCCTGATCATTGATGGTGTGGCCAATATATTTGACCTCCACGCCGTCCTGATTTTTGAAGGTCTTCATCAACACCGACTTATTGGCCTGGTGGAGGTTAAGCTCCAGCTTGGCAATTTTCCCCTCTGCCTCTTCCAGCAACTGCAGATGATGATTGTGCTTGATCAGTAGGCTGTCCCACTGCAATTCAAGGTGACTGATCATCTGTTTCTTTTTTAGGGTGTCTTTGGCTAAAATATTCTCCTTGCCCTGGTATTTTTTAAGGTGATTAGACAATCGGTCGCCAAGGGCTATATGGTCGTGCAGGTCATTGCTGAGCGCAATGGTCATGCTATCGACATAAGAAGAGAAGGTTGCAGGACGCAGGCTGTTGGCTTCTTGGTATCTTTCAAGTGCTTTTGAATATTCCCCACTGAGCATCAGACTGTCGGCATTTCTCTTTATCTCGTAGTATTCCAGCAATTGCACCTGCTTTGGATCCACTTCCTGCTCCTCTCTGTTAAGCAACAGAAAATTGGCAAGAATAGATATCCCGAGTGCAATAATTAAGAATAGTTGTATCAGCGGTAATTTCTTCATATTAGTATCCCAGGTTGATTTTTGGTAATAGGTCGCCAGATTTGCGGAAATCCATACCGATGAAAACA is a window from the Persicobacter psychrovividus genome containing:
- a CDS encoding RagB/SusD family nutrient uptake outer membrane protein, encoding MKLKNIFCGLLAAFMMSGLSSCSDFLTLTPPSSIGENNFFENTEEVESAVIGVYDGLQELTNIAWSIEGIVDDNTFPGTEGFYAEMNAFTFDPFTGFFYDYWRICYSTINRANMVLENIEVVEEGAKRDQLKGEVLFIRAYVYHQMVQIYGSSPLILKTIGHADYAEMANTPEADIYAQVIADLKEAATLLPDSYSSDELGRATAWSAKGILAKAYLSSGDDVSAKTLLKEIMDSGNFKLQENYKEVFEVEMNNEILFAVRYVASDNEHQTFSYTFSSKGEFGGVMATTDILNTYEDGDLRKDASVGEDGGKMVVDKYNSVGISNEQSGVDWVALRYADVILLYAELLANEGMNTEAVDIVNQIRTRAGLAPKTFATQQELIDGIALERRLELAFEGHRWFDLKRYGNAIETIKAYLESENITTPISDHHLLFPIPNREINLADGNLRQNDGY